In the Enterococcus rotai genome, AATGCTCTTGCACTTTGTTATACATCATAACTGTCGCATATTTATCGACTGAAATGACCATCCCTTTTCCTAAAAAACCTCTTTTTGGAAAGTGCTTCACGATGTATTGAGCAACTTCATCTAACCGGTCGTCTCGTTTCATTACGTTTAAAGAACTACGGTATTTATTCTCTAATTTCTTTCGTTCTTCTTCTGTTAATTCTTCTTTATCAATAATATCCAAAAATTCATCATTTAATAGATCATTATTTAAATTAACTGTAGGAACTTTTTTGGTATAGAACAAAGGAACTGTGGCACCATCATTAATGGAATCATTAAACGTATATTCACTCACTGGATTTCCAAAATAATCATAGGTTAATTGTTTACTACCTAACAATGGCGTTCCTGTAAAAGCAATATATTGTGCATTTGGTATGCCTTTACGCATGTTTTCAGCTAAATTTTTATATTGGGTTCGATGCGCTTCATCTACAATCACAATAATATCTTTACGTTCAGAAAGCAGAGGAAACTCTTTGTATTTATCGTATCTAAATTTTTGTATCGTAGTGAAAATCATCGAGATGTTACTTTTAAGTAATTTTCTAAGTTGCAAGCCACTTTTTGGTTTAACCATGTTGGTATCTTCAACCACACCTGTTCGCACAAAATTTTTGATTAACTGCGAATCTAGATCATTGCGATCTGTCACAAGTAAAAAGGTATAGTTTCCTGCAAATTTCCGTCTGATTTTCCGAACATACATCACCATGGAAAAGCTTTTTCCACTACCTTGTGTATGCCAAAATACCCCTAATTTCCCATTTCTAGCTTCTCGATTCTCAAAAGCTTCAATCGCATGATTGACACCTAAAAACTGATGATTTTTCGCAACGATTTTCGTATCTTTATTTAGATACAAAATAAAGTTTTCAATATAATCTAAAACTTTCGCTTTTGGCATAAGTCCTTTCAGTAAATATTGAATGGACAGCTCTTCATCATGAATTTTTGTTCGATCAATCACTTCTTTTTCATCCTCAATTTTAAGCCATTCAAAATAATGAGAGAAAGTCGAATTATAGCTGCCAGCCTTGGTGATATGTCCATTTGAAATAATACATAATTGATTGAAGAAAAATAATTGCGGAATATCCTTTTTCTGATCCATCAGATTTTTTGAATACCCTAATTGGACATTTTCACTTGGTTTCTTTAACTCAATCCAAACTAAAGGAAGTCCATTGATATACACGATAATATCCGGTCGACGGTACCCAATCTCACCAGCAATCCAAACTTGTCGAGCGGCAATAAAATAATTATTTTCAGGATGCTCAAAATCAATTAGCTTTAATGTTTCAATCTGTTCCTCATCATTAAGAGAGAATTTTATATTGACACCGTTGATTAAAGATTGATAATACTCATAATTTTTATCTTTTAATAACCTAGAATTCAAAGAATCATCCTTGATAATTGCTTGTACTTCCCCAACAATGAGTGCATCTGGAATTGAAGGATTTAGTTTACGAGCGTATTCTAAAAGAACATCAGGTAAAACAACTTGTTTTTTTGTCTGTCGATGTGTTCCGTCCTTAAGAGAAGAATTTGTTTTTGTGTAAGCATTCAAAAGTGAATAACCTAAATCTTCAAATTCTTCCATAATACGCAATTCTAAATCATCTTCCGTTATAAAATCAACCATTTTAGACCTCCTTTAGTTCAAGTTTCATTTTTCTTACTCTAGTTCAATTTCTCCAGAAAGAAGTTTTGGGAGTAGAGTGTCTCTAAGTTCTTTTAAGGATTCAATTTCACTTCTTTTGTTTGCAATCAATTCAAAAATACTCATTACAGATTCATGAAACATCAGTATTACTTCAAATGATGGACTTACAAACTTATAATTTTCAAAATCATTTTTAGAAATATTAATATACACACTTCCTGATCCAGTATTCGCAAAATATTTAAACATTTCTTCTAATAACAAAAATACAAATTCTTGATAATGATTATCTATAACTCTTGCTATACCTGCTCCTCTACCGATCGCATATTCTTGCTGAACAATTGTTGGATTCCCGATAGTTGCACGAACTCCAAAAATAATATCGG is a window encoding:
- a CDS encoding type I restriction endonuclease subunit R, coding for MVDFITEDDLELRIMEEFEDLGYSLLNAYTKTNSSLKDGTHRQTKKQVVLPDVLLEYARKLNPSIPDALIVGEVQAIIKDDSLNSRLLKDKNYEYYQSLINGVNIKFSLNDEEQIETLKLIDFEHPENNYFIAARQVWIAGEIGYRRPDIIVYINGLPLVWIELKKPSENVQLGYSKNLMDQKKDIPQLFFFNQLCIISNGHITKAGSYNSTFSHYFEWLKIEDEKEVIDRTKIHDEELSIQYLLKGLMPKAKVLDYIENFILYLNKDTKIVAKNHQFLGVNHAIEAFENREARNGKLGVFWHTQGSGKSFSMVMYVRKIRRKFAGNYTFLLVTDRNDLDSQLIKNFVRTGVVEDTNMVKPKSGLQLRKLLKSNISMIFTTIQKFRYDKYKEFPLLSERKDIIVIVDEAHRTQYKNLAENMRKGIPNAQYIAFTGTPLLGSKQLTYDYFGNPVSEYTFNDSINDGATVPLFYTKKVPTVNLNNDLLNDEFLDIIDKEELTEEERKKLENKYRSSLNVMKRDDRLDEVAQYIVKHFPKRGFLGKGMVISVDKYATVMMYNKVQEHWKKRIRAINSELQRAQSQEEKEALVKEKTFMNSVEMAVVVSEESGEEEKFERFGLDIMQLRKRYHQVDDEGRDIEEQFKDPDHPLQLVFVTAMWLTGFDAPSVSTLYLDKPMKSHTLMQAIARANRVYSDDKRGIKINGLIVDHVNIFHYMKKALKDYGGSHHEAELDLPVKQVDELVEMLVLTQEEIIHFCTSLNIDLMEIVNTEDVFSKTCKIKSAVNVVLATDEQKAQFIIYTNLLKNIYDASCPEIFQYDWDNRIFKLVQYMSKLMGNLIQNERIEDAQVKVEGLLDVSVDSENLFYIKEDSDVDYDNKTISLSELDVESLIAKIQKSEYVNIELVELRNFIEQKLEAMLNKNETRVSFAQRYEKLVQGYNAGATANENYFEELKKFVKDLKKEDARASTEHLSEEELVLYDLLLKEKLTKEEEKQVKSAATQLYHSLMKENGKFLSVDWFKDEQPKQRVKNKIETVLDKALPDSYDKEVFQNKTETIFQFILNRAVSGRGYVGNL